DNA sequence from the Nicotiana tomentosiformis chromosome 3, ASM39032v3, whole genome shotgun sequence genome:
CCCCACAGGAACAAGCTGCAGCGACTAAAGGACCATCCCAGGTCAGACGGAGTACACAGATGACAGCCTTAGAACAGGATATGGCAGGGTTGCGCACTTCCGTCAGGGAATTGGGGACTAGAGTTGATGCCTTGGCTACCCAAAATGCGAAGTCAGAGAAGAAAATCATGTGCTGGCTGCATGCGCTGGGGAGGGCGTGTCATGTCGACCCGGGCACTGTCTCCGATCAAGACTGATCCACCAGGGAAGTTTCTTTACCTCGCATTACTGTATTTTGTATGACATGGGGATATGCCATCTttttaagtatggggtgggggATACTCTACTGTATGCTGTATGTAGAATAGTTTCGTAGTTTATTTACGTAAATTATTTTTGACttgtcccgacgatggatatcattcgacgggtttcttgagggactaaagtcgaaagaaaaaaaaatagtgcGGTGAACgtggattttcttttgtagtagtgtatcaattcctccttgatttttctttaaaccacagttcttttccaagggcttcatttgaaccgggtgtagttagtttttttttttactttttagttAGGAACTTATGGGCTATGGGCAGGATTACAATATAATCTCTTAACTTCGTAATGCCTTGAATATAGCGGGTActtagtgtgacgcttaggctcatttgTTGACTCTTGTAAGAATGCCTTAAATTGTATGTTCTTAATTTGGCTTAAGTACTCAGATCTAAGTATTGGATGATCCGATCTGGAGTGAGTCatatgccatgtgtgtgtgaggcttgTTGTGTTTTGTGCACGATATTTGATGCCTAGAACTTGCCATGTGTgtctgcaaagcgaaatagtagtcttgtttagtttgggaagtgatataggcatttctttgttgaaccatatatatacatattccaCCCACCtatttgttatgtatcgtagttaaccccgttgagcctgtaatcctgtttccttggaaaccacattacaagccgtaccCCTTTATTTGAATTAATCatttatttgaaccttttcacctctcatgagcacttgaattgttatgaattttataaaagttaaagtgtggggtggttggtttggcttttgagtggagctaatgaaataaggagaaatgtgcactgATTTGAAAGAgcaagagccacttgaattgaaaaagaaaaaaaaatatatagttgTATTGTGTGCAGATAATCATtaataagtggtaactcttgatgtaattgtgcttaaataatttgggagttgatgtatattgatgtgaaggtggagtcaTGGGTCGACATAAGCGTGGGGTTTTAAATGttaaaatatatgtattaaagtgcttagggaggtgtagtcacttttatatctaaatgtatcctacccgacccgcagcctacattacaatcaGTTAAAGTCCTGCTCGATCCTAgattgaatgagctcaattagcagagtagtacactacaggcAAGCTTATGGAGCGTTTTCTGTGGCACAAGAATATCAtttctgagggtgagtgaattctgtTTATTTTGAAGTTCCTCAATGTGCatgaattttattgattgtgGAATGAGTCTCTTTTGTAGTGAGCAagcacttgattcacgaaggagaGGTAAGTCTGGATCTCTGAATAGAGTAAGTAAGCCGATTAGGAATATTGCGTGGCTCGCGGGAGTCTACTCTTGAGGTGTAGATGTTCACTAATGTATACTCAAAttatgtgaaatattcttggtgtgacgagTTAGAAAATCGCTCAGTGAAGTTAGGCCTCTGTAAAGTatggtttgattgctcggggacgagcaatggtttaagtgtggggccatgatagtaggctatatttatacaatttagacactatttatactctaatttagccgcactctaattaagaattttatgCTTTGCATGAGCCACTCCGAGTTAGGAGGAAGTTAaagagtgttttggagtcaatatggagtgtggaaggccaatcgaaggttagcccggtcgaaaaggagcgagaaaagcaagcggggaggtcccctccaggtgcgcggccgcggagTTGACTGCGAATTGGACCGCGCACTGGAGGCAGAACACTGACGGAAATCCGCGGTCGGATCCATGGTCGAATTCGCGGCCACAGACTGGCGAACGGAGGCCAACAACTCAGGGGCAATTATATAATTTTTaaggcgactaacctaaacctatatgaagcctaattcGCCCAGAAGAGAGAGGGAGctgtttttaggagattttggaggcaagaacaagacggagaatttcctaagagttttcattttctccttcttcttacttccattgttgattatgaattgttatagtgaatttttatctattagtatgagtagctaaacccatcatctagggttgatggaaccaattgttgtatgaagttttgactatgtttagatataattgagccgttcttattctatgattgttcaactatgtgttgggttgtgattaattgaaagggccattgattaatcgtgtctagataccttgtgttgcttgagaaataacacttggttagattgttgttgaacaacaccactttcgggtaagttaagagattaattacttgaatttaaaagcggggttagagataacgaagctttggtgggataattctgagttgcataacttgttaactagagtagttcgaaagaatgcttctagtaaattatcgtaattaatcgagagataattacggtagcccggaactcataatcctcatagagtattacagcgagattatagctaacgtgtcaAGAATTAGTCCGGCAATTGgagaaatcaatagccctagatcctttttaCCGTTGAATTCAACCttattcttgattattgctaattttgtgTCATTTGTCATTAGATAAATAAATTTCACTTATACttcattaaaaatcttgcatcCGGGAGTTAtttgagcttatcattagcattgttaaaagttgtagtaaatatgttagttccctgtgggattcgactccggacttgaaccggattatatttgcagcgaccgcatAGTCCTTTTTaaaaggcatagttgggcgtgatcgtATAAAATATATTAGATCCTCTAAATCACTTCATCAGTTCATAGCGACTCAAAGCGACGAGCATCAATCAATAGAGGTTCAATGCATTAATGTCATTCCTTATTAGTAGATTGTATCTCTTCATCAGCAAAATTTACCTCGAATTTCTGGTCCAAAACTAGAACTAATATTAATTTCTTCTAATATATGATATATGGAAAAAGACCAGCAGAAAGTATACAATtcttgaatttatgtacattggTATTAATCGACTTTTCCCTCACTGACTTGGTTATTAGCGTTAGTTGGTTACTACTATTAATATAGTGAAGTACCTTACGATTAAAGAAGAACATGATGTACCTTACTACTATTTGTTTGCATTGGTCAAGCTTGTGTATCATAACGTTTTTGTACTATTATTTGAGAATGAATTTCAAGTCTAACTTTTGAAATCTGATAGTGCCTTAAGTCTGAAGTCACTGATTGGTCACATTGCGTCgtgcctctttttttttttttttaaaaaaacaaatattaAAGTTGATCAATTCCTTTTTTCAGTTTGATAAAATATTGTTATTTTAGGACATTTGATAACCAAGAACATTCTTGGAATAATTCATCACATCGGGTAAAAGAAACCAAGTACTAGGTAAAGAATTGAAAGAAACCAAGTACTGGGCAAAAGAAACCAAGCGCATGTGATATTAACGTTATTTCATATCCAACAATTGCAAAAGCCACAAGCGGTATTTTGACAATAAGAAAACTGATTTTGCATATCATTAGTGGAAGATTGGAACGGCTCGATAGCAACAAAATTTACTACCGCATTTGAGCAAATTTAGACTAGCCATTATAATTTGTTTGGGGTTATAAATTGTATGGCTAGCGAATGATAATTGTTTTCACCGGTCGGCTACAAATGAAATTTGCTCTTTAGAATTTTAGGATTACTTTATTGTATGGTCATGGAACTTTATTTTCTGAATCGGTAAAATTACAATTTTTTTAGTTATAATAAGATAATTGAATTATGTAAATATGCAGAAAATATTACCAAAAGTCAATCTTTTGGGTCGAGTATAGAAGTGAGTTGAGTTGGATTTGTAATAATATAGATTCATCGCGCAAAAAACTTTTGCTTATCCATATTTTAGGCAAAGTTGCATTTGTAATTTTTCTATAATTTAACAACTTCTATGTAATTTTTCATGTAAATGCCTTTTTAAATTCTCTtttatattaaatattttattctatttttgaCTTGACATTTTCTTAGGGGCAAATTGTTGACATGTCGAGTAATCTATCATAAATCAATAGTCCAATCAGTTTAATTTTTCTGAGAAACTCACATATAATTCATTTACtttattataataaaaataattttaggacGTTATTGTTTTAATTAAAAATCGTTATTGATATGAGTTTTGATTATGTAGTTTCCATAATCGCTAGCGTGTAATTTTTTGTTATGATTATTAGTTTGGCTAAATACTTAAGTTAAATTATCTCCGAGAATTATTTAAAACATAGATACTCAAAGACAATAGCccataaaaacaaaaaagaaacagtacttttaatttttttgcaAGAATATAGTTTGAAAACCACATATTCTTCTTTACTCTTGGAAGCGAAAAAATGTGACACAATTTTTAGGGGATGATTATGTTTACTTAAGTAATTATTTATTACTTGTAGTTTCTTTTACTGTATATTTTGAGTAGATGAAAAAAATAAGATGTACTGTAACGCAAGTCACCTCAAATTGTTACAATGAATTTTGGACCATTTATCTGAGTTGTGTATAATTGCATCTTATTTTTACGTAGAGACTGCTAATCTTCTTTTAATTGTTTCAATTTTATACTAATTTTTCCCAATGGTTACAACTTACAATCAATCATATATTTCCTCTCTGCATCCAAATAACATTGTTTCTGGTACTCTTTATGATGCTCATGCACATTCATTGAAATGTCATTTTAGCTGTGAGGTAGTGGAGATTAACAGTCACCAACCAATTAACTTCAGAAAGGTAATGATGATATACTTAGAGAGTCAAATGTAGAAATAGCAGGAGGCGAAGCCAGAATTTGAAGTTTGTGGGTTCAGAATTTTAGTTTGTTTATGTTACTGAATTCTAAATTAacaatttatacatattcaatgaattttaaGATAAAGATAGAGATTATAGCAAAGTTACTGGATTCGGCCGAACTCGAAGGTCCGCCCCTGTAAATAGTGATTAACAACATGGTCTCTAGACTTTCCACCAGTAGTTTTATAGCCTGTTTAGCCAAGCTAgagaaatcaacttattttgaaaagtgctcTTGAAAAAAGTACTTTCGAAGAAAATCAGTTTGTGTTTGGTTAATCATTCTGAAAAATACTTTTgcacaataatttgtgtttggccaaacttttagaaagtgtttttaagtatcaaattacgaattaggacatgaatagatttacttaaaaatttgttattacatgcaataattaaatctttttattttatttaaataaaatatgaaaataaaaattaaaagtaattaattcttttaatacaagttaaatatattaaaaatcattcaacaaatataaaagcattcacccctaagTCATTATATATTAGAaaactatcctaaaaataataagaaatatttatacattaatatcctaagtattaggtttaacggttattttggtacatactatattttgttaagggtatttttggtaagaagaaaagtcaaaattgtttctgcttttggtaagaactattttttttctgcttctcagaaaCTGTTTCCGCTTCTTCCCAAAAACACTTTTTCCCCtaaaaaaaagcttggccaaacacgtcaagttaagaaaaagaaaaaaagaaaaaaagaaaggctATTTTCGCTTGTTAAGAAACTTGGTCAAATATGATATTAGGATTAGTTCATTTAATGCTGAGATATAATTCTCTTTTGATAATGAGTACTGCCCATCTCCAATCAACCACTTTGATACTGATTACTATTAATCAAATGAACTGCACGCATATCATTCTCAATCTCTTAATATGTCTTATCCTGCCCCCTTTTCCAAAACTTTAATTTAACTCATACCACATTATACTATACTGTCTATAACTTTAATACTATACTGCCTATACCTTCTTGTCCCTGACCCTTTTTTAAAATTAGAAATACATGTCAAAACTTAAATGTTGATCTTTATACTCTGAACATGTTgctaatttttcttttaaaaaagcaCTACCCCACCAAACTACTTCTTCTTTTACTTGCCCATGACTTTTTTCTCGGAAAAAATGCAGTCGCTATCATTCAGGTGCACATATGGTAAATTAATCTTGTCCTTGTTCACAAACAACATAGGAGGATAGATCACACCAAGTCCCGTGTGAGGGGTTCGACCAAAGAGATATGCAAGTGGGAGAAGTCCCCTGCTCAACCAATTCGATCATCCCGAAGGGTTACTTGCCCATGAattctattttaaaaaaatattgttatttttattttttggggtGTTCTCAACTAAATTGCCACTAATTTCCTGATTGGAAACCACTGCCTGAAGCTGGGTCCAGTGTAATTGGATATATCTCCTGAATATGATCCAGCAAGGGGAACAAAACCATAGAAGCCTAAAATTCCACGTGGACTCTAAAAATGCTTCACTTTTTCATTCtttaatgaaaaataaaaataaaaattcatacCCCATGTTCTATATATAAAAAGCAGTCATAACAAGGCTCTCTATCATTACAAAAAACACACAAATTAGCATCCCTCGTAAAGgccattttaaaaaaaactcAAGTTGCTATGGCTGATCATTTTATTAATTCACCATTTTCTCTATTTAATATTGATTCGAGTATGGATTTCATGAACCAGTTTCCAGAGATAATCAACCCTTGTTCCTCTGAATTGTCAAGCTTCAATTTACAGAGCTCAATGGAATTTTCCCATGAAAATGTTTTCACTCAAGTAGCTGAATTTCCAGGAAATTTACAGgaatattttcaagaaaattttcatCAAGATGATAAGATTAATGCCTCAGTAGTACCTTGCGATATGGTGCCTATCAATGAAAGCAAAAAGAGGAAAACAATTGATACACCAGAAAGCAGTTCAGCATATTCATCCCCTGCAGTTTCTGCTAATGGAACTAAAAGAAGTGTAAGTTAAATTTTTTATTCGAATTGTCAATTTTGTATGTTTTATTCCTAGTCATATATCTGATGCATGAAATTGGTTTTTGATTTACAGAGTAAAAGAAGAGGAAACAGAGTGAAAAGTAGTGATGAAAAGGAAGAAGAGAAATCAAAGGAAGTGGTCCATGTTAGAGCCAAAAGAGGCCAAGCTACTGATAGTCACAGCTTAGCAGAAAGGGTAATTCATCTACCTACCCAATATAGTATTTTCCATTAACGTATTGCCAGTTGGATGTATAAAGCATTATACGCGTGGTCCAAAAAAGGGTTGTATATTAAGGGATGTAATGTATAAAAAACTATCTTGACGTAAATATCAATAACTGATTTTACGGCTCGAACTTATTACCTAGTCGGTAACATATTGATGACTAATGCATTTGGTGTCCTGGTTCAGGTTAGAAGAGGAAAAATTAATGAAAAACTTAGGTGCTTGCAAGATATTGTTCCAGGATGCTACAAGGTATCGAATTCTTTTAATTAATAATGCAGTGTTATTTTCTCGCAAAAATGTCATTATTTACAATGACAAGAGAGCAGAATTTTGATATTAATAATTTTCCATTTTGATCAAATGGCAGACAATGGGCATGGCGGGAATGTTGGATGAAATAACTAATTACGTACAATCTTTGCAAAATCAAGTGGAGGTAAGTTtgcataaaatataaaaaaagagTGTCTTCCTTTTCTTAGTTGaataaaaaagggaacaaataaATTGATTGATTTGAATTTGTTGGATCCAGTTCCTTTCCATGAAGCTTACAGCAGCAAGCTCATACTACGACTTCAACTCAGAGTCGGACATTCGCGTGTCAATGCAGGTAGTTTTTCTAGTTTCAGTAAAAATTTACTAGTACATATATATTATAGTCGTcactaaaatattattttccgtGACAACTATAATAACTGTCGATAATACCCCTACTTTTTGGTGCACAAAACGCTTACTTTTGTTGCGACTAAATAAATCATTATAGAAAATCGAATTTCCTATATAGTGAACTGAAGAGCAAATGGATTTTTTTTATGTTGCAGAGAGCAAAGGCATTCGAAGCACTAAAAATGCAAAAGAGCAAAAAGGAATTAGGATGTGAAGGGTTGTCTTCTAATCAAGCTGGCCCGTATGACCATAATTTTGGCAGTTATCCCCTGTTGCCATACAAAAACTGAATATTCTCCCCAATTTCCCCCCTTTTTCTGAtcaatttacatcaaaattttcCCACTTGGTGCTATACCTTTGTAATATTTGTACTCATGGAAAATTCAGAAAATTATATTAATATACTTGTATCAAAGGCTCACGCAGACTATGCGGGTATTTAATCAAATTATTACTTAATAAACTGTTTGATTCGTTTCTTCCCTAACTTTAATTTTCTGTTGAAATTTTTTTGATGAAAATGAAGAACCTACATTGAATTTTGCAAAATAGGTGACTTTAGGAACTTCAAGGTTTTTTTATCCTCCAAGAATGAGTTCAAGATAGTCCATCTTTCATTCAAGATTTCTACTTATTTTAAACGAGTATATAGTTATTTCTATAGTTCAAAATCACATCTTTCATCTCGTTTTGGAATCACTTAATTTCAAGTTCTATACGACGAGATACATTTGTTTCTTGAGAGTTGAAATCATATTGTTCAATCACTATTTTCACTTAATTAAAGATCTAAATCCTCTTCGATCGGTTCTTTGCTAACTCAAAGGATCATATTAAAGGTTTATCTACCAATCGCTTTATGCAGCTCTTGCCTTATCCAAAAGCACGTGATTTAGCATGTAATGGTTTTGATTAATTGGACATGAGCATGTGTTATTATTGTTGCTTATTCAGTTCAGCTAAATGATAAATTATAACAGCCAAAGTTCCTTTTTGACTTCGTGACTCCAATTTTCACTTAAATTTCTAAATCCTCTTTGATTGGTTCTTTGCTAACTCAAAGGATCATATCAAAATATCAAAGGCTTATCCACCAATCGTTTTGTGCAGCTCTTGCCTTATCCAAAAGCACGTGATTAAGCATGTAATGGCTTTGATTAATTGGACACGAGGATGCGTTTTTATTGCATATTTAGTTCAGCTAAAGGAAAAATTATAACAGCCAAAGTTCCCTTTGACTTCTTGACTCCAATGTGATGCTACTAAGAAAAACCAGTGTCCTCAATTATCTTGCTTTCTTACTAGTTGCAATCACTTAAGAATTGTTTATTGCATATCCGGTTAACATCAATTTAGATTCAAATTTTGAAATGGCTGGGTTGAGTCTAAGTACAGATCAACGTTAAAATAGGCCGAGTCAATTAAAGAGTTACGGTCCAATTTAGACCACACATGTGAAATCACATTTGGTATACTATATACTGTTGTTATTATTTTCGTATAATGATTTTTATTCATTAATTGTTTTTCTAAGTAAAATTcgtattcacaaacaattcaatttCCAAACACTCTTCTTCAACTTTAACTTCAGCTAGATATTGTCCAAACGCCAAAGTATTGCCTGCTTCAAGATGCATAATGAAGCCTTGTTGACCCAAAACTACTTGCAAAACTGGATAAAACTTACAAAAATGGGAATACGCtgttccttttcttcttctttttttccttctttttcgctCAACTATTTTCTCCCGTCAATCTAATTTAATTTTGTCGAAAGGGGAGTCTTGGAGCAACAACAAAGTTGCACTCGCGTGACTTATAGATCACATGTTCAAGTGATAGATGCTTGCATTAAGGTAGACTTTCTATATCGCATCCTTTGGGGTGCGGCCTTCTCCGCGCCCTACGTGAATACGGGATGCTTTGTGCTCCGGACTGTCTTTGCTTAATCTAATTTTGTCTTGTCTTATGTTGACAATCTAATCCATATTAGTTGATTATGCGGTTGACCTGATCCTATTAATATATTCTGCGGTTGTTATGTGAGTCCCgatacccacaatttcaaaagcttTTCAGAAACACGATTCATGAACCTTCGACAAGGAAGATAACTCACTTTTAAAGAAGTGCTAATTAATACAAGCAAATTATGTAATTTCATCAGCAAAATACACGCGGAGACATCACATAATATGTGGAATATTACGTAAGTAAACCATGTAAAATTTTCTATTAATAATATAAAATCCCCACCGAAGCCACCAACTAACAACCTTTTAAaggaaaatattaatataaacACCTAATTAATTAGTTATGTGGATACATCAATTAAGTTGTTGAAGATAGGTGGGGACATTACTAACTCAAGCTAAAGGGCAACAAGTTGTAGAAAAATCCCCTATGTAGGCATAATTAAGGAACAGTATGCTTCTATTTAGATGGAAAGGAAACATCAAATACGAGCCCACAGTACCCAATATAATAGGGCATAAGACCAGCTCTCGATATAGTCGAGTGTCCATTCAGGGAACAACAcaacttcttatttttatttttgttacgaGAAACAAACAGTTGAAAAATCCACGTCGGCAATAACCTATTTCTACATAGAATAATACTTTATCGTTTCAATTTATGGGAAAATATTTACTATAgccaaatattaaattttatatgCGGAGTTTATTTAAAAAAGTTTGAATATACAAAAACACCATAGAAACTACTCTATACTATAAGTTACAATAGTTActaatccaaaaaatatttaaaaattaatgcCACACAAAATGAAACTGGTGAAgtacctttttttctttttacataGTTAAGTGAGACGGGCAGACACAATCAATGGTGGATCTAGAGCACAATTAATGGGTTTACAGGAACCCGATGTTTTTTGGCCAcgaaatttttataaatatttgattGTAAAACCTATTATTATTGTGTCTTAATTCGCAGGTCGTTAAAGGAACTTATAAAATTCAAATTCAGGATTCGGACACAATTAGGTAGCAACGACAGGAGGCACACtgaacttaaattttcaattgttCCATTAGGACTTGGGACTCTAAAATAGTATATTGGGTACACATAATCTGATGGATGTTGCCAATTCATTGGCTGAATGATTAATTTGAGAGAAAGCTTGCAAATGACAAAATTCCAAACCTTTTATTCCTATTAAAATCTTGAGGTCCCCTTCTTCATCAATAAGCAAATAAAAAACAAAGAGAAGAAATTTATATTTGATGTTAGAAAGATGGAAAAGTTTTTCAGGCAGATACGTTGCACGAGACAGCTTAAATGGGGCAAGTGGGGTATGACTAAAATAGAATAGGGCAATGTCCAATTTTGTGGATACTTCAAAAATTCTCTAAATGCAACTAAGAGATAAATGAACCTTCAAAGCTACTTTTGTTTTCCTCTTCAAATCAACATCTTTTCAATTTGACTCTCTTTTGACCAAAATTTTGCCTGGTTTTCTTGGAGTATGCATGCACAAGGAAGGAGGAAAACCACTATTTGGGACCAACTCATACTTAACAAATTGGATAACATAAATAGAAGATCACATAAGATTCAAGATGAGACATATATTCATTTGGCATAATACATTAATAGCCAGTTCAGTGGCGAAgttaatataaatatattttttttactaaGAGGTGTTCGGAAATGTTCATGATTTAATATTTATGTATAAACAGTAATATTTGACCTATATACGTAATATAATTTTTCTGCTAAAGGTATTTAAGTGACGAACCTATGCATGCCTTTGTAACAATGCACATGCGTTCCTAGTAGGTAAGTTGGAAATAGCTGGGACAGATAGCAAGAAAGGGAATATGTATATATGGCAAATGGGGCAAATTCAGGGATCCTGAGCACAGTGTTAATTTTATCACAAAAAGCTAGCCTTAAAAGTTGGGAGAATGTCGACTGTTACCATCACTGCATTAAAGCGATGTAAGGTTTCAACTTCCAGAACTATGTCTTTTTTTTGGCTTATGTAGTGACTATATGTAAAGAAATAGAAGCTGAAAAATACTTATTCATATCTGGTATTTAATTACAACGATCAATTAAAACAAATTATATAAGATTAGATTGTTTGATCTGGTGCCAACAGTGAGTATGAATAAATATTTATCGAAACTTTATATAATCTAGTTATTTAAATTaatgttaataaaaaaaatatgaaatggGGCTCAAAGGTGTTTCACTCAAAAAAAACTTTATGGAATTAAAGATACTGAACGGTATATTTGGTAAGACTCCTTACATCCAACCGACGTGATAGTGTAACTTCTTTGGCTGctctcaaaaataaaaaatattgaatGTTTTGTTCAATTAAGTTTCCAATCAGCAATTTTTCTTGTTCCGAACATGGCGAGTAGTCTTTGAATGTCTCATTGCACAGCAGCCCCATTTCTTCGTCTGTTCGTGGGGTTTTTTTCTTTTTAGGAAAATCTTTTTTTATGCACATACAATAAGGAACAATAAAAATCACCTATCATTTTTCTTCCCACTTCTTACTTTCATATTTAGCTAGTCTGTTGCCATATTCTCGTATTCTGGTAGTATGGTTTCACTCCTTTATTTGGATTTGACATATAGATTTATATTGGTATTTCAAAAGGCGCGAGGCGAGGCAAGGTGCAAGCCGATAAAtctttaatttttaataatttataaattaatataattggagtaaatattttaaaagatataAATCACGAAAAGAGGTATATTTACATAGAAATtctaaaaaaaatcaagaaaattgtAAAAATATGTGGATATATAAATTTTCCGACCATGTAAAACAAGAGTAAAGGGGAGAATAGTTTTATCCTTATTTCGATGGTGAATGACAGAGCCCACAGAGGTAATAACGAAGTAATTAGAGGAGATTTGAGAGCATCAACTCTAGCAACGAGTTGCTTCTTTGCTGCTTGGTAGTCTAATGACGATTTCATGAAGGAGTTCGTCTTAGATTgttgaaaataaattattaaatataaatataatataagaaagaaaaacaTTAGAGGTAAGTTGAATCCTGAACTTTAACTAAAATTATTTACAGTTTTACTTGTAACAGAATTATTTCTTTTTCCAATTAGTTCTCAACATCACC
Encoded proteins:
- the LOC104110231 gene encoding transcription factor BEE 1-like translates to MADHFINSPFSLFNIDSSMDFMNQFPEIINPCSSELSSFNLQSSMEFSHENVFTQVAEFPGNLQEYFQENFHQDDKINASVVPCDMVPINESKKRKTIDTPESSSAYSSPAVSANGTKRSSKRRGNRVKSSDEKEEEKSKEVVHVRAKRGQATDSHSLAERVRRGKINEKLRCLQDIVPGCYKTMGMAGMLDEITNYVQSLQNQVEFLSMKLTAASSYYDFNSESDIRVSMQRAKAFEALKMQKSKKELGCEGLSSNQAGPYDHNFGSYPLLPYKN